A region of bacterium DNA encodes the following proteins:
- a CDS encoding MCE family protein: MKQEIKVGAAVLASLVILIGGIIWGKGYRLNAKRYTVTIIFKTTGGLENGANTLANGVVKGRVNRIQFFDGFVRVTASIDEDVKLYSDYVATIESPTVMAGQVLSIYTGSELPLADISQPLRGTEPQGVGAVMGKFQEFTDRLETTLGHLDSVLLDVHTVLGDTSNQSNLNRLMRNAAGVAEQSNEMLQTNRRTLEASLSDLRAAMASARELTEKLNDKSDGTLAGVDSAMTSLTAAADQMRLLMARINSGEGTMGKLLTDDELYNRLNETLIEVDSLSHHLRTKGMRQKIVIF; encoded by the coding sequence ATGAAACAGGAAATCAAAGTCGGTGCGGCGGTGTTGGCATCGCTGGTCATTCTGATCGGCGGGATCATTTGGGGTAAGGGCTACCGCTTGAATGCCAAGCGCTATACAGTGACGATAATCTTTAAGACGACAGGTGGTCTTGAGAACGGCGCAAACACGCTTGCCAACGGTGTGGTAAAAGGCCGAGTGAACCGCATTCAGTTCTTTGACGGATTCGTCAGGGTTACAGCGAGCATTGATGAAGACGTAAAGCTATACTCAGACTATGTCGCCACCATCGAATCTCCTACGGTAATGGCAGGACAAGTTCTTTCGATCTACACCGGTAGCGAACTTCCCCTTGCAGATATTTCTCAACCTCTGCGCGGTACTGAACCGCAGGGTGTGGGGGCTGTTATGGGGAAATTCCAGGAGTTCACCGACCGTTTGGAAACCACGTTAGGCCACCTGGACTCTGTCCTGTTAGATGTTCATACCGTGCTCGGAGATACGTCCAATCAAAGCAATCTCAATCGACTGATGCGCAATGCGGCAGGAGTTGCGGAGCAAAGCAATGAAATGCTGCAAACCAATCGCCGTACTCTCGAGGCATCGTTATCAGACTTGCGGGCTGCGATGGCCTCGGCACGCGAACTGACTGAGAAACTCAACGACAAGTCTGACGGCACGCTGGCCGGAGTAGATTCTGCTATGACCTCGCTGACGGCGGCGGCCGACCAAATGCGGTTGCTTATGGCCAGAATCAACTCAGGCGAAGGCACAATGGGCAAATTACTCACCGACGATGAGCTATATAATCGTTTGAATGAAACTTTGATTGAGGTGGACTCTCTGTCGCATCATCTTCGAACCAAGGGTATGCGCCAGAAGATTGTGATTTTCTAA
- a CDS encoding PTS sugar transporter subunit IIB: MISLPWGRKKSDFPIIRIDDRLLHGQVVVGWAHALGLEHLVLANDRVVADRGLSAALKAGVPDDVRVEIVSMDDAVAGLTNGNYAATKSMLVLESPGDALKLIHKGVGLKKLHLGGLHFREGSEELVPYVYLSNWDRMALDEMLRRGVRISCQDLPATKPVAYRG, translated from the coding sequence ATGATTTCACTTCCCTGGGGTCGCAAGAAAAGCGACTTCCCCATCATTCGAATTGATGACCGGTTGCTTCATGGCCAGGTGGTCGTGGGTTGGGCGCATGCGTTGGGATTGGAGCATCTAGTCCTTGCAAATGATCGGGTCGTAGCTGATCGGGGGCTTTCCGCAGCACTCAAAGCGGGGGTTCCTGACGATGTTCGCGTGGAAATTGTCTCCATGGATGACGCCGTAGCCGGATTGACCAACGGCAATTATGCCGCAACGAAGTCCATGCTTGTACTGGAAAGCCCTGGCGACGCGCTCAAGCTGATTCACAAGGGCGTAGGTTTAAAAAAACTGCACCTCGGCGGATTGCATTTCCGCGAGGGTTCTGAAGAGCTTGTCCCCTATGTCTATCTATCTAATTGGGATCGCATGGCACTCGATGAAATGCTCCGACGGGGTGTTCGCATCTCATGTCAAGACCTTCCCGCCACCAAACCGGTGGCCTATCGCGGATAA
- the hprK gene encoding HPr(Ser) kinase/phosphatase, which produces MAERLQVSAFYQENQDRLNLKLRNSPRGLTREITQKEIHRPGLALAGFIELFTYDRIQVLGNTEVKFLESLSTLDRKKSLSRFFEFEIPCLIITNDNPMLPELGEAADKAGVAVFSSPLTTTETTHLLSDYLDQKFAPSTTIHASLVDVYGTGLIFTGRSGIGKSEVALDLVERGHRLVSDDIVSLTRTAENVLMGHGREFLKHYMEIRGVGIIDVAAMFGVRAVRQQKRVETEVELVEWRADMDYERTGLDENFKEYLGVKIPHVVLPIYPGKNITVIAEAIALNLHLKVYGFHPAREFSRTLTEVMDNKSRLQSYLEKDFE; this is translated from the coding sequence ATGGCCGAGCGACTGCAGGTCAGCGCGTTTTATCAAGAAAACCAGGACCGACTGAATCTTAAGCTCCGCAACAGCCCGCGGGGATTGACGCGCGAAATCACACAGAAGGAAATCCACCGGCCCGGGCTCGCATTGGCTGGGTTCATAGAGCTCTTTACGTACGACCGGATTCAGGTTCTGGGAAACACCGAGGTGAAGTTCCTCGAGTCACTGTCGACGCTTGATCGTAAGAAATCTCTCTCAAGATTCTTCGAATTCGAGATTCCTTGCCTGATCATCACGAACGATAATCCGATGCTCCCGGAATTGGGCGAGGCGGCGGACAAAGCAGGTGTCGCAGTATTCTCGTCGCCGTTGACAACGACCGAGACTACGCACCTGCTTTCCGACTATCTGGATCAGAAGTTTGCTCCGTCTACGACGATTCATGCGTCATTGGTGGACGTCTACGGAACAGGGCTGATTTTCACGGGGCGCAGCGGTATCGGCAAATCAGAAGTAGCTTTGGATCTGGTTGAACGCGGACATCGACTGGTATCGGACGACATTGTCTCTTTAACCCGCACTGCGGAAAATGTTCTGATGGGACACGGCCGCGAGTTTCTAAAACACTACATGGAAATTCGCGGCGTTGGGATTATTGATGTGGCCGCCATGTTTGGAGTTCGTGCAGTTCGCCAGCAGAAGCGCGTTGAGACTGAGGTCGAGTTGGTCGAGTGGCGCGCGGACATGGACTATGAGCGGACGGGGTTGGACGAGAATTTCAAAGAGTATCTCGGTGTCAAAATCCCCCACGTCGTGCTTCCAATCTATCCCGGCAAGAATATCACGGTGATTGCCGAGGCTATTGCTTTGAACCTGCATTTGAAGGTCTATGGGTTCCACCCTGCACGCGAATTCAGCAGGACTTTGACGGAAGTCATGGACAACAAATCGAGATTGCAGTCTTACCTTGAGAAAGACTTCGAGTAA
- the raiA gene encoding ribosome-associated translation inhibitor RaiA, with amino-acid sequence MRTQITAVHFNATDSLREFAEQEVQRLLKFADDILNCEIQFTFNKQEKRANVRVSVDGTVLIGSAISEDFRKSIVLAVDKLEAQIKKHKDRLQTRH; translated from the coding sequence ATGAGAACTCAGATTACCGCAGTTCATTTCAACGCCACGGACAGCTTACGGGAATTTGCCGAACAGGAAGTTCAACGACTCTTGAAGTTTGCGGATGACATTTTGAATTGCGAAATCCAGTTCACTTTTAACAAGCAAGAGAAACGTGCCAATGTGCGGGTTAGCGTGGATGGCACTGTGTTGATAGGTTCGGCCATATCCGAAGACTTCCGCAAATCAATAGTCCTTGCAGTGGACAAACTCGAAGCACAGATCAAGAAGCATAAAGATAGATTGCAGACACGCCACTAA
- a CDS encoding tyrosine-type recombinase/integrase, whose translation MSEMQAQNRDRAGGEVISLGSFVDAYVQDLARRKRSPHTQAAYKRDLFQAIASLKSQLDRTPEIADWMYENLRDIMYRWAADDLAPSTLQRKRAVLSDFSKFLLRNSAITQNPVALLDPPRVKKPLPHIFSESALAESLDSLGDTWPNVRDRALLELLYGGGLRISEALGLSLSDIDIRRGTARVLGKGSKERVVPLSLASLQALQDYLASRGRQFPDCPSDPLWLSDRGKPLSRFRAAKIIKSRLGSLLPEASPHKLRHSFATHLLARGADLRAVQELLGHASVRTTERYTHVTARRLRKAYQQAHPHADETKTTDEIGGDNTPQRTEP comes from the coding sequence ATGTCCGAAATGCAAGCACAAAATCGAGATAGAGCAGGCGGCGAAGTCATAAGTCTTGGGTCCTTCGTGGACGCCTATGTGCAGGACCTTGCTCGCCGCAAACGCTCGCCGCACACTCAAGCTGCGTACAAGCGTGACCTGTTTCAAGCTATCGCGAGCCTCAAGAGTCAGCTTGATCGTACTCCCGAAATCGCTGATTGGATGTATGAGAACCTGCGAGACATCATGTATCGCTGGGCCGCCGACGACTTAGCCCCCTCGACGCTGCAACGCAAGCGCGCCGTATTGAGTGACTTCTCGAAGTTTCTTTTGCGGAATAGCGCAATTACCCAGAATCCCGTTGCACTGCTTGACCCTCCTCGGGTGAAGAAGCCGCTACCGCATATCTTCTCCGAATCTGCGTTAGCCGAGTCTCTGGATAGTCTTGGTGATACATGGCCGAATGTGCGGGATCGAGCTCTTCTCGAGCTACTATATGGCGGGGGACTCAGAATTTCCGAGGCCTTAGGATTAAGTTTGTCGGACATCGACATACGTCGCGGAACTGCGCGCGTTTTAGGCAAAGGAAGCAAGGAAAGGGTCGTCCCGCTCTCCCTGGCGTCGCTTCAGGCCCTGCAGGACTACCTGGCAAGTCGTGGACGGCAGTTTCCTGATTGTCCGTCGGACCCTCTGTGGCTATCTGACCGCGGAAAACCGCTCAGTCGCTTCAGGGCAGCGAAAATCATCAAGTCGCGGCTGGGCAGCCTTTTACCGGAAGCCAGTCCGCACAAGCTAAGACATAGTTTTGCAACGCACTTACTTGCGCGAGGTGCAGACCTTCGTGCGGTACAGGAATTGCTCGGTCATGCATCAGTTCGGACGACCGAGCGCTATACGCACGTGACAGCTCGCCGCCTGCGAAAAGCCTACCAACAGGCTCACCCGCATGCCGACGAGACCAAAACCACAGACGAAATCGGCGGGGACAATACCCCCCAAAGGACAGAGCCATGA
- the topA gene encoding type I DNA topoisomerase, with protein sequence MPTKKTTKKKSASKSAKTAAKKTSSATKKVSKKSVSREATSSKKASAARTGAATRRPSRSAAMHEVSAVGRKFVIVESPAKARTLSGYLGKEYAVAASVGHVRDLPEKKLGVDLKNNFEPEYVTISGKEDVLTMLRRNARDASEVFIATDPDREGEAIAFHIAEEIDPQHKTKIRRVLFNEITRDAVKKALSRPGELDGKKVDAQQARRVLDRLVGYLVSPLLQKIIARGLSAGRVQSVALRLICEREAEIRAFTPMEYWTIAALLTASKQETFEARLSKIDGKKAEVSDEKSAKAIVKECTGKEFKLTDLKSRPTKSSPSAPYTTSTLQQDAARRLSFSNDRTMSAAQQLYEGVELGKDGSVGLITYMRTDSVRVSPEALTHLREFIVDRYGKEYLPAHPRLFKTKNAAQDAHEAIRPTDVTRDPSSVKKYLKPEQFKLYELIWKRFVASQMEEARFEVTTATLEVGKYEFRANGRRMLFPGHLQVLAEVADETPHDAREQLETEMTNELPELKVGKQYPAERVTPTQHFTEPPPRYNAGSLVKTLDELGIGRPSTYAQIISVLVKRKYITNEQRRFQPTELGEAVNKVLIEQFPDVFNVSFTAQMEEELDSIENDGVKWQKVVKDFYKPFSADLERVKQNRDEIKKGTQEVLDKPCPECGGELVMKWGRAGKFIACTNYPECRYTEPLEGEKAPEVPETPCPKCGKQMAPKRSRFGWFLGCTGYPECKTILPMPDPNAIDCPREGCGGKISARKSRRGKLFFGCSNYPNCDFVSWNRPIAEKCPACGNNYMEEKNLKAGLIHQCPKCKHKIEIEQAAKS encoded by the coding sequence ATGCCGACCAAGAAAACAACAAAGAAGAAAAGCGCGTCAAAATCCGCAAAAACTGCGGCAAAGAAGACGTCCTCCGCCACAAAAAAGGTGTCAAAGAAGTCTGTGTCGCGAGAAGCGACTTCCTCAAAAAAGGCATCGGCTGCGCGAACGGGCGCGGCGACAAGGAGGCCGTCCCGCAGTGCTGCAATGCACGAAGTGTCAGCGGTTGGGCGCAAATTCGTTATTGTCGAATCACCGGCGAAGGCGCGCACTTTGTCGGGTTATCTCGGGAAGGAATATGCGGTGGCCGCATCAGTAGGCCACGTGCGCGACCTCCCAGAGAAGAAACTCGGAGTTGACCTTAAGAATAATTTCGAACCCGAGTACGTCACGATAAGCGGGAAAGAAGACGTTTTGACGATGCTCCGCCGAAATGCGCGGGATGCTTCGGAAGTGTTTATTGCGACGGACCCTGACCGCGAAGGCGAGGCGATCGCCTTCCACATAGCAGAGGAGATAGACCCTCAGCACAAGACGAAGATTCGCCGAGTTCTTTTTAACGAGATCACGCGGGATGCCGTCAAGAAGGCACTCTCGCGTCCGGGTGAGTTGGACGGTAAGAAAGTGGACGCGCAGCAGGCGCGCCGTGTGCTGGATCGCCTCGTAGGTTATTTAGTGTCTCCCCTGCTTCAGAAAATCATTGCTCGTGGCCTGTCGGCAGGCCGAGTCCAATCGGTTGCATTACGGCTTATATGTGAACGAGAAGCCGAAATTCGCGCTTTTACTCCGATGGAGTATTGGACGATTGCCGCCTTGCTTACAGCAAGCAAGCAAGAGACATTCGAAGCCAGACTCTCAAAGATCGACGGCAAGAAGGCGGAAGTCTCGGACGAGAAATCTGCGAAGGCAATTGTCAAGGAATGCACGGGAAAAGAGTTCAAGTTAACGGACCTCAAGTCCCGCCCAACCAAGTCCTCGCCCTCCGCGCCGTACACGACATCGACTCTGCAGCAGGATGCGGCACGGCGATTAAGTTTCTCCAACGATAGAACCATGTCGGCGGCTCAACAACTCTATGAAGGCGTGGAGTTGGGCAAGGATGGTTCGGTCGGACTAATCACGTACATGCGTACGGATTCCGTGCGAGTTTCTCCGGAAGCCTTGACCCACTTGCGTGAGTTCATCGTGGACCGCTACGGAAAAGAGTATCTGCCCGCCCATCCTCGCCTGTTCAAGACCAAGAACGCGGCTCAAGACGCGCATGAAGCGATCCGTCCGACGGATGTGACCCGCGACCCGTCGTCAGTCAAGAAATACTTGAAGCCTGAACAATTCAAGTTATACGAATTGATTTGGAAGCGTTTTGTTGCGTCGCAAATGGAAGAGGCTCGCTTTGAAGTGACGACCGCGACGCTTGAGGTCGGGAAGTACGAGTTTCGCGCCAACGGCCGTCGTATGCTTTTCCCGGGCCATCTGCAAGTCCTTGCGGAAGTGGCTGACGAAACGCCGCATGATGCGCGCGAGCAGCTTGAAACGGAAATGACCAATGAGCTGCCCGAACTGAAGGTTGGCAAGCAGTATCCAGCGGAGAGAGTTACCCCCACGCAGCACTTCACGGAGCCGCCTCCCCGATACAATGCCGGCTCTTTGGTGAAAACTCTGGACGAACTCGGGATTGGAAGACCGAGCACCTACGCTCAAATCATCTCGGTACTCGTTAAACGCAAGTACATCACAAATGAGCAGCGACGCTTCCAGCCGACCGAGCTTGGCGAGGCCGTCAACAAGGTCTTGATTGAGCAATTCCCGGACGTGTTTAACGTGTCGTTCACTGCTCAAATGGAAGAAGAGCTGGACTCCATTGAGAATGACGGTGTAAAGTGGCAGAAGGTCGTGAAAGACTTCTACAAACCATTTTCGGCCGACCTCGAACGTGTGAAGCAGAATCGTGACGAGATAAAGAAAGGCACTCAGGAAGTGCTGGACAAGCCTTGTCCGGAGTGCGGCGGAGAATTGGTCATGAAGTGGGGTCGTGCGGGCAAGTTCATCGCATGCACGAATTACCCCGAATGCCGTTATACTGAGCCGCTGGAAGGGGAGAAAGCGCCTGAAGTGCCGGAAACTCCCTGCCCGAAATGCGGGAAGCAGATGGCGCCCAAGCGCAGCCGCTTCGGCTGGTTCTTAGGTTGCACAGGCTATCCCGAGTGCAAGACGATCCTGCCCATGCCTGACCCCAACGCCATTGACTGTCCCCGCGAAGGCTGTGGCGGAAAGATCAGTGCACGCAAATCGAGACGGGGAAAACTCTTCTTCGGATGCTCCAATTATCCCAACTGTGATTTTGTCAGCTGGAACAGACCGATCGCGGAAAAGTGTCCGGCCTGCGGGAACAACTATATGGAGGAGAAGAACCTGAAAGCAGGTCTTATCCACCAATGTCCGAAATGCAAGCACAAAATCGAGATAGAGCAGGCGGCGAAGTCATAA
- a CDS encoding DUF494 family protein codes for MDQRIVEIILYVIGEIESRRVNLDEIDGISEDLIRQGFSRREVATAFSVFNHRMAGTRQRSQIQEPVNPNAYRVLHEIESNYISSEALGHILQLLRLGVLTHGDTEELIERCVMMGSPAADVSEMKLMVATHLFEKELLPGESMMPAASARMSPELIH; via the coding sequence ATGGACCAACGGATCGTTGAGATTATTTTGTATGTAATCGGCGAAATTGAATCTCGCCGTGTAAATCTGGATGAAATTGATGGTATCTCTGAAGACTTGATTCGACAGGGTTTTTCTCGGCGTGAAGTGGCGACGGCCTTTTCGGTGTTCAATCACCGCATGGCAGGGACGAGGCAGCGTTCGCAGATTCAGGAGCCGGTCAATCCCAATGCCTATCGTGTCCTGCACGAGATTGAATCCAATTACATCAGTAGTGAAGCTCTGGGCCATATCCTGCAGTTACTCCGTTTGGGTGTGTTGACTCACGGCGATACTGAAGAGCTCATTGAGCGATGCGTGATGATGGGATCGCCTGCCGCCGATGTTTCTGAGATGAAACTCATGGTGGCCACCCATCTGTTTGAGAAAGAGTTGCTTCCCGGTGAAAGCATGATGCCGGCTGCCTCGGCTCGCATGTCGCCTGAACTGATACATTAA
- the secA gene encoding preprotein translocase subunit SecA — translation MFDLILSKIFGTKHDRAAKKLRPLVEAVNKWEAEFQSLTDDELRAKTDEFRARLADGETLDDLMVEAYAAVKNACRRLVGHEYEVRGQKVTWNMIPYDVQIIGGIALHQGKIAEMATGEGKTLVATFALYLNALPGKGAHLVTVNDYLAQRDAEWMGPVFQMLGLSVGVITSDMPPHRRREEYGKDITYGTNNEFGFDYLRDNMALHMDYVVQRGHHFAIVDEVDSVLIDEARTPLIISGPVEHSTQRFDEMKPPVEQLVRLQSQLIIRLADEVEKMLTEPKFDEYEVGKRLLKLHRGYPKHKRTLKLFQEPSNVQLRQRVENEYLRDKKMHELDEELYFSIEEKSHQTDLTEQGRLQLTKYYGGDPDLFLLPDLADEFAKLDANESLSAEERAAKKTEMQSVYAHRAERVQNVAQLLKAYCLYEKDVEYVVQDGKVQIVDEFTGRILSGRRYSDGLHQAIEAKEGVKIERETQTIATITLQNYFRLYSKLAGMTGTAETEESEFYSIYKLEVMVIPTHQPIRRNDMNDLIYRTKREKYNAIVERIAELHTNRQPVLVGTASVEASELLSRMLKGRRIPHEVLNAKQHQKEAEIIAKAGQIGAVTIATNMAGRGTDIKLGPGVVNWSGDENDKSNAEGGLFILGTERHESRRIDRQLRGRAGRQGDPGSSQFYVSLEDDLMRLFGSDRMASVMDRLGLKEGEVISAGMITRSISRAQQRVEEYNFSIRKHLLEYDDVMNQQRSVVYSRRNIALRGEDPSALIDEMIGDYVDYIFEKHGEGDDLNREAFTEEIMRTFLIDLSRDEEFFHSSPAQQHDSLTRKIEEARANRGALLGEELFRELQRQAILRVIDMKWKDHLYAMDGLKEGVGLRAYGQKDPLIEYKKEGFKLFQGMLDEVNADALRIIFSYRLQAEQQGGEIPSQPRVSRTPAMTYSHASAAGLAYSQASTQGGGQPSAQAGGATQVGKKEPVRVGARVGRNDPCPCGSGKKYKKCHGATEEVSG, via the coding sequence ATGTTCGACCTAATCCTCTCCAAGATATTCGGCACAAAGCACGACCGCGCGGCAAAGAAGCTGCGTCCTCTGGTTGAAGCCGTGAATAAATGGGAAGCTGAATTCCAATCGCTGACCGACGATGAACTCCGCGCGAAAACTGATGAGTTTCGGGCGCGCTTGGCAGACGGGGAAACACTTGATGACCTGATGGTCGAAGCGTACGCCGCCGTGAAGAATGCCTGCCGTCGATTAGTTGGCCACGAATACGAAGTTCGCGGGCAAAAGGTGACGTGGAACATGATTCCTTATGATGTGCAAATCATTGGTGGAATTGCACTTCATCAAGGGAAAATCGCTGAAATGGCGACGGGTGAAGGTAAGACTCTCGTCGCAACGTTTGCATTGTACTTGAATGCATTGCCCGGGAAAGGTGCGCACCTTGTCACGGTCAATGACTACTTGGCTCAACGCGACGCCGAATGGATGGGTCCGGTCTTTCAAATGCTCGGGTTGTCTGTAGGTGTTATTACTTCGGACATGCCGCCCCATCGTCGGAGAGAAGAGTACGGCAAGGACATCACCTACGGCACAAACAACGAGTTTGGCTTTGACTATTTGCGCGACAACATGGCCCTGCACATGGACTATGTTGTGCAACGCGGACATCACTTTGCAATCGTCGACGAAGTGGACAGCGTGCTGATTGATGAAGCGCGTACTCCGCTGATTATCTCTGGGCCGGTCGAGCACTCCACACAGCGGTTTGACGAGATGAAACCGCCGGTTGAACAGCTGGTGCGGCTGCAATCACAGTTGATAATTCGACTTGCCGACGAAGTCGAAAAGATGTTGACTGAGCCGAAGTTCGATGAATATGAAGTTGGCAAGCGATTGCTGAAACTTCATCGCGGCTACCCCAAGCACAAGCGCACTCTGAAGTTGTTTCAGGAGCCGTCGAACGTCCAGCTACGTCAACGCGTTGAAAATGAGTATCTTCGCGACAAGAAGATGCACGAGCTCGACGAGGAGCTGTATTTCTCGATCGAAGAGAAATCGCATCAGACCGATTTGACGGAGCAGGGACGCCTGCAGTTAACCAAATACTATGGCGGCGACCCGGATCTCTTCCTGCTCCCGGACCTCGCGGATGAATTTGCGAAATTGGACGCGAATGAATCCCTCTCCGCGGAGGAGCGTGCGGCCAAGAAGACCGAAATGCAGAGCGTCTACGCACACCGTGCAGAGCGTGTCCAGAATGTTGCGCAGCTTCTGAAAGCCTATTGCCTTTACGAAAAGGACGTAGAGTACGTCGTTCAGGATGGTAAGGTGCAAATCGTGGATGAGTTCACGGGCCGCATCCTTTCTGGACGCAGGTATTCTGACGGATTGCATCAGGCGATTGAGGCCAAGGAAGGCGTCAAGATCGAGCGGGAAACACAGACGATCGCCACGATCACACTGCAGAATTACTTCAGACTCTATAGCAAGCTCGCGGGCATGACGGGAACTGCGGAGACGGAGGAGTCTGAGTTTTACTCGATTTACAAGCTTGAAGTTATGGTCATTCCGACGCATCAGCCGATACGTCGTAATGACATGAACGATCTCATCTACCGCACGAAGCGCGAGAAGTATAACGCAATTGTCGAACGCATTGCCGAGCTGCACACGAATCGCCAACCCGTGCTCGTAGGAACTGCGTCGGTTGAAGCTTCAGAATTGCTTTCGCGCATGCTGAAGGGTCGTCGAATTCCGCATGAGGTGTTAAACGCTAAACAACATCAGAAGGAAGCGGAAATCATTGCCAAGGCAGGTCAAATCGGTGCGGTCACGATCGCGACCAACATGGCCGGTCGCGGCACAGATATCAAACTGGGACCGGGCGTCGTCAACTGGTCTGGCGATGAGAACGACAAATCCAATGCGGAGGGCGGTCTCTTCATTCTGGGAACAGAGCGTCACGAATCTCGCCGGATTGACCGTCAGCTTCGCGGCCGCGCGGGTCGTCAGGGTGACCCCGGATCCAGTCAGTTCTACGTTTCCCTTGAAGATGATTTGATGCGTCTTTTTGGCTCGGATCGGATGGCCTCCGTCATGGACCGCCTTGGACTGAAGGAAGGAGAGGTCATCTCGGCGGGTATGATAACCCGTTCGATTAGTCGTGCTCAACAGCGCGTCGAAGAATATAACTTCTCTATCCGCAAGCACTTGCTGGAATACGACGATGTAATGAACCAGCAGCGCTCGGTTGTTTACTCGCGCCGAAACATCGCCTTGCGAGGCGAAGACCCCTCTGCGCTGATCGACGAAATGATCGGCGACTATGTGGATTACATTTTCGAGAAGCACGGTGAGGGCGATGACCTGAATCGCGAAGCCTTCACCGAAGAAATTATGCGGACATTTCTCATCGATCTGTCGCGCGATGAGGAATTCTTCCACTCTTCCCCTGCACAACAGCATGATAGTCTGACCCGCAAGATTGAAGAGGCACGAGCCAACCGCGGAGCCCTGCTTGGAGAGGAATTGTTCCGTGAACTGCAGAGACAGGCAATCCTCCGCGTTATTGACATGAAGTGGAAAGACCACCTGTATGCGATGGATGGTCTCAAAGAGGGCGTCGGTCTGCGCGCCTATGGTCAAAAGGACCCGTTGATTGAGTATAAGAAGGAGGGTTTCAAGCTCTTCCAGGGGATGTTGGACGAGGTCAACGCCGATGCACTTAGAATTATTTTCAGCTATCGCCTCCAGGCGGAGCAGCAGGGCGGTGAAATCCCGTCGCAACCGAGAGTAAGCAGGACTCCTGCTATGACGTATTCCCATGCAAGCGCGGCAGGATTAGCCTATAGTCAAGCGTCCACACAAGGGGGCGGCCAGCCTTCTGCGCAAGCTGGCGGTGCCACGCAGGTCGGAAAGAAGGAACCGGTAAGGGTCGGGGCTCGCGTGGGTAGAAATGACCCATGTCCTTGTGGAAGCGGGAAAAAGTATAAGAAGTGCCACGGCGCGACCGAAGAAGTTTCAGGCTGA
- a CDS encoding metallophosphoesterase family protein: MKLGIISDIHGNLPALEAVIEDCERQGLASIICLGDIVGYGASPNDCCELVREKCFACVMGNHDSALCGLTPMQFFNAYARSAIEWSVNVMDDSHLNWLKGLPLVHSVESVLCVHATPKDPGAWNYIHNPDEAIQHFDAMPPGRTAFIGHSHIPAHFAGPENRRIINVGSVGQPRDRNPQASYVVFDTETGSFRWSRVSYDILKAAQAIRDAGLPEFLASRLFIGM, translated from the coding sequence ATGAAACTTGGAATCATCTCAGACATTCACGGGAACCTGCCTGCCCTCGAAGCGGTTATTGAAGATTGTGAGCGCCAGGGCCTCGCGTCAATCATCTGCCTTGGCGACATTGTTGGATACGGTGCAAGTCCTAATGACTGTTGCGAGCTTGTACGCGAGAAATGCTTCGCCTGCGTTATGGGTAACCATGACTCTGCGCTTTGCGGTTTGACACCGATGCAGTTCTTTAATGCGTACGCGCGTTCTGCGATTGAATGGTCGGTAAACGTGATGGACGACAGCCATCTGAACTGGCTTAAAGGTCTGCCGCTCGTTCATTCTGTCGAGAGTGTACTGTGTGTTCATGCGACTCCCAAGGACCCGGGCGCGTGGAACTACATTCATAACCCCGACGAAGCCATTCAGCATTTTGACGCAATGCCGCCTGGCCGTACTGCCTTCATTGGGCACTCTCACATTCCAGCACACTTTGCCGGCCCTGAGAATCGTCGCATTATCAACGTTGGATCAGTCGGTCAACCTCGGGACAGAAATCCACAGGCAAGCTATGTGGTTTTTGACACGGAGACCGGCAGTTTTCGCTGGAGTCGTGTTAGCTACGACATCCTGAAAGCCGCACAAGCGATTCGCGACGCGGGATTGCCGGAGTTTCTGGCCTCAAGATTATTCATCGGAATGTAA
- the nusB gene encoding transcription antitermination factor NusB, giving the protein MRSRRSAREWALRVLYAVRLTGYPVEQCFTDILKGARQDQNMQFCRKLCDAAASGDEQIDQAIRRAVQKWDLARLAVLDLIILRMAIAEFLYFDDIPFKVTINEAIELAKQYSTAQSGRFVNGILDAVCAELKKTDTRKQKHAAAEPQ; this is encoded by the coding sequence ATGCGCAGCAGACGATCGGCGCGCGAGTGGGCACTACGGGTACTCTATGCGGTGCGCTTAACGGGCTATCCGGTTGAACAGTGCTTTACGGATATCTTGAAAGGCGCTCGGCAGGATCAGAATATGCAGTTCTGCCGCAAGCTCTGCGACGCCGCGGCTTCAGGAGATGAGCAGATTGACCAAGCAATTCGCCGAGCGGTCCAGAAGTGGGACCTCGCAAGGCTCGCCGTTCTTGACCTGATTATTCTGCGTATGGCAATAGCCGAGTTCTTGTACTTTGACGACATACCGTTCAAAGTCACGATTAATGAAGCAATCGAACTGGCGAAGCAGTATTCAACCGCGCAGAGCGGTCGCTTCGTGAACGGTATTCTCGATGCGGTTTGCGCGGAGCTCAAGAAGACTGATACACGCAAACAGAAGCACGCTGCTGCGGAACCCCAATGA